In a single window of the Pocillopora verrucosa isolate sample1 chromosome 4, ASM3666991v2, whole genome shotgun sequence genome:
- the LOC131789348 gene encoding uncharacterized protein, translating to MKTTTVWCLVIAFSVLAVTESSKRNSTEESPNEGKRFLWGGPPPFFVGGKRPVGLPDINRGKEIQQGTPPYFVSLFDPTTNTPFYSAYKVLPEQAKDIGKHKRPKNQNWRNPPGVPGVKAAYKRANAVATQTFGNELTKGHMNPSGINSFDINFMKATFTLSNAVPQFEASNNGPWKDFEDKIKDYAEKTCGSKTRQGTLYLLTGRSENGLNSVPKPRVTNTFTVGRRKVTLETPAAVWTAGCCVWKEPGRIFGNLWKTKKAQSFAVMSNNHYDKTQLHQTQMSVINLEKRLKAAASTTNVHLFPGNTNCARNNKIL from the exons atgaagacaacaacCGTTTGGTGTTTAGTAATTGCTTTCTCAGTGTTAGCCGTTACCGAGTCCTCGAAAAGAAACTCCACTG AGGAATCGccaaatgaaggaaaaagattTCTCTGGGGCGGACCTCCCCCTTTTTTCGTTGGAGGCAAGCGTCCAGTTGGCCTTCCTGACATTAATCGAGGCAAAGAAATCCAGCAGGGAACTCCACcttattttgtttctctcttcGATCCAACCACAAACACCCCTTTTTACTCAGCCTACAAAGTTTTACCCGAGCAAGCAAAGGACATTGGCAAGCATAAGAGACCCAAAAATCAAAATTGGAGGAATCCTCCGG GTGTTCCTGGTGTCAAAGCCGCTTATAAAAGAGCCAACGCAGTAGCCACACAAACGTTCGGAAATGAACTCACAAAAGGCCACATGAATCCCTCAGGTATCAACTCCTTTGACATAAATTTCATGAAGGCTACTTTCACTCTTTCGAATGCTGTACCTCAGTTTGAGGCATCAAACAACGGACCTTGGAAGGATTTTGAGGATAAGATAAAAGATTATGCCGAAAAAACCTGTGGGAGCAAAACCCGTCAAGGAACCCTTTACTTACTGACAGGCAGATCCGAAAATGGCCTTAATTCTGTACCGAAGCCGCGCGTTACGAACACATTTACAGTGGGACGAAGAAAAGTGACTCTTGAAACTCCTGCGGCTGTTTGGACGGCGGGATGCTGTGTGTGGAAAGAGCCCGGAAGGATCTTTGGAAACTTATGGAAAACTAAAAAGGCCCAGTCCTTTGCAGTGATGAGCAACAATCATTATGACAAGACCCAGCTACACCAGACACAAATGAGCGTAATTAACCTGGAGAAGCGCTTGAAGGCAGCAGCATCGACAACGAACGTGCATTTGTTTCCAGGAAATACAAATTGTGCTCGAAACAACAAAATACTATAA
- the LOC131789346 gene encoding uncharacterized protein has translation MKTTTVWCLVIAISVLAVTESSKRNSTEESPNERKKFLWDGPTASAFFVEGKRPVGLPDINRGKDIQQGTPPSFVSLFDPSTNTPFYSAYRVLPEQAKYIGNNTRPNAKWRNPPGVSGLNDAYKQANREAQKKYGDQLTRGHMNPSGINSFDKTYMKNTFTLANTVPQFKASNSGPWNDFENKIKEYAKTTCGSKTRQGTLYLLTGRSENGLKDVPKPSITNTFTVKTKTLSLDTPQAVWTAGCCVWKVTGKPTEEAESFAVMSNNHYDTNQLHQTEMSVNDLEKRLKAAASKAKVDLFPGNTNCARNYHPLP, from the exons ATGAAGACAACAACCGTTTGGTGTTTAGTAATTGCTATCTCAGTGTTAGCCGTTACCGAGTCCTCAAAAAGAAATTCCACTG AGGAATCgccaaatgaaaggaaaaaatttctctGGGACGGACCTACCGCTTCCGCTTTTTTCGTTGAAGGCAAGCGTCCAGTTGGCCTTCCTGACATTAATCGAGGAAAAGATATCCAACAAGGAACACCCCCTTCTTTCGTTTCTCTCTTCGATCCATCCACAAACACTCCTTTTTACTCAGCCTACAGAGTTTTACCTGAGCAGGCAAAGTACATTGGCAATAATACGAGGCCAAATGCAAAGTGGAGGAATCCTCCCG GTGTTTCTGGTCTCAACGATGCTTATAAACAAGCCAACCGAGAAGCTCAAAAAAAGTATGGGGATCAACTTACCAGAGGCCATATGAATCCCTCAGGTATCAACTCCTTTGACAAAACTTACATGAAGAATACTTTCACTCTTGCGAATACTGTACCTCAGTTTAAGGCATCAAACAGCGGACCTTGGAATGATTTTGAGAATAAGATAAAAGAATATGCCAAAACTACCTGTGGGAGCAAAACTCGCCAAGGAACCCTTTACCTACTGACAGGCAGATCTGAAAATGGCCTCAAAGACGTCCCGAAGCCGTCCATTACCAACACATTTACtgtaaaaactaaaacattaaGCCTTGATACTCCTCAGGCTGTTTGGACGGCGGGATGCTGTGTGTGGAAGGTGACCGGaaaaccaactgaagaagcCGAGTCCTTTGCAGTGATGAGCAACAATCACTATGACACAAACCAGCTACACCAGACAGAAATGAGCGTAAACGACCTAGAGAAGCGCTTGAAGGCAGCAGCATCGAAAGCGAAAGTGGATTTGTTTCCAGGAAATACAAATTGTGCTCGAAACTACCATCCCCTACCATGA